A genome region from Ralstonia solanacearum K60 includes the following:
- the proB gene encoding glutamate 5-kinase translates to MALRSLIADARRLVVKVGSSLVTNDGRGLDQAAIARWAAQIAALRGAGKEVVLVSSGAIAEGMQRLGWAKRPKEIHELQAAAAVGQMGLAQVYESEFARHGIRTAQVLLTHGDLADRERYLNARSTLLTLLGLGVVPIINENDTVVTDEIKFGDNDTLGALVTNLIEGDALIILTDQRGLYTADPRKNPDARFVDEAQAGASELEAMAGGAGSSIGKGGMLTKILAAKRAAKSGAHTVIASGREADVLARLAGGEAIGTQLRAPTGRMAARKQWMIDHLQLRGRVVLDAGAVDKLTAGGKSLLPIGVTEVQGEFARGEVISCVDTAGHEVARGLTNYSSAEARLIARKVSSEIEAVLGYVSAAELVHRDNLVLL, encoded by the coding sequence ATGGCCCTGCGTTCGTTGATCGCCGATGCGCGCCGCCTCGTCGTCAAGGTCGGTTCCAGCCTGGTCACCAATGACGGACGCGGCCTCGACCAGGCCGCCATCGCCCGCTGGGCCGCGCAGATCGCGGCGCTGCGCGGGGCCGGCAAGGAGGTCGTGCTGGTGAGCTCCGGGGCCATCGCCGAGGGCATGCAGCGGTTGGGCTGGGCCAAGCGGCCGAAGGAGATCCACGAGCTGCAGGCCGCCGCCGCCGTCGGGCAGATGGGGCTGGCGCAGGTGTACGAATCGGAGTTTGCGCGGCACGGTATCCGCACGGCGCAGGTGCTGCTCACCCACGGCGACCTGGCTGATCGCGAGCGGTACCTGAACGCGCGGTCGACGCTGCTGACGCTGCTGGGCCTGGGCGTGGTGCCGATCATCAACGAGAACGACACGGTCGTCACCGACGAGATCAAGTTCGGCGACAACGACACGCTGGGTGCGCTGGTCACCAACCTGATCGAAGGCGATGCGCTGATCATCCTGACGGATCAGCGTGGCCTGTACACCGCCGATCCGCGCAAGAACCCCGATGCGCGCTTCGTCGACGAAGCCCAGGCGGGTGCGTCGGAGCTGGAAGCCATGGCTGGCGGTGCCGGCAGCAGCATCGGCAAGGGCGGTATGTTGACCAAGATCCTGGCGGCCAAGCGCGCTGCCAAGTCGGGTGCGCACACCGTGATCGCCTCGGGCCGCGAAGCCGATGTGCTGGCGCGGCTGGCCGGTGGCGAGGCCATCGGTACGCAACTGCGCGCGCCGACCGGGCGCATGGCCGCGCGCAAGCAGTGGATGATCGACCATCTGCAGTTGCGCGGCCGCGTGGTGCTGGATGCGGGTGCGGTCGACAAGCTCACGGCGGGCGGCAAATCGCTGCTGCCGATCGGCGTGACGGAAGTGCAGGGCGAGTTTGCGCGCGGGGAGGTGATTTCCTGCGTCGACACGGCCGGCCACGAGGTGGCGCGCGGGCTGACCAATTATTCCTCTGCCGAAGCGCGGCTGATTGCCCGCAAAGTGTCTTCAGAGATCGAGGCGGTGCTGGGCTACGTCAGCGCCGCCGAGCTGGTGCACCGCGACAACCTGGTGCTGCTCTGA
- a CDS encoding CNP1-like family protein, whose product MTTTRGARRALVPLALATALALTACGHNRTGDLEDKLLLDPFNDQPFKEDTVTFPAPPVDRDAVPFSVGRDESPLRFAIDPKSVSIGKDNVVRYTVLITSKTGARNINYEGLRCDTGERRIYATLRNDTNQWIGNRAVDMNESANSETASLNAYKAAGDWQRVGNGGPADYASELMRTYFCDVRSVAGDGRASTLVRRLGTAPSGRTYGQ is encoded by the coding sequence ATGACGACGACACGTGGAGCGCGCCGCGCTCTCGTGCCGCTCGCGCTGGCGACTGCGCTGGCGCTGACGGCATGTGGCCACAACCGCACCGGCGACCTCGAAGACAAGCTGCTGCTCGACCCGTTCAACGACCAGCCGTTCAAGGAAGATACCGTCACCTTCCCGGCACCGCCGGTGGATCGCGATGCGGTCCCGTTCTCGGTCGGCCGCGACGAGTCGCCGCTGCGCTTCGCCATCGACCCCAAGTCGGTCAGCATCGGCAAGGACAACGTGGTGCGCTACACCGTGCTGATCACCAGCAAGACCGGCGCGCGCAACATCAACTATGAAGGCCTGCGCTGCGATACCGGCGAGCGCCGCATCTACGCGACGCTGCGCAACGACACCAACCAGTGGATCGGCAACCGCGCCGTCGACATGAACGAAAGCGCCAATTCGGAGACCGCCAGCCTGAACGCCTACAAGGCTGCGGGCGATTGGCAACGGGTCGGCAACGGCGGACCGGCGGACTATGCGTCGGAATTGATGCGGACGTACTTCTGCGATGTGCGCTCGGTCGCGGGCGACGGCCGCGCCTCCACGCTGGTGCGGCGGCTGGGCACGGCACCGTCCGGGCGGACGTACGGGCAGTAA
- a CDS encoding RNA pyrophosphohydrolase, with amino-acid sequence MLDREGFRPNVGIILINARNEVFWGKRIGEHSWQFPQGGIKYGETPEQAMYRELHEEVGLLPEHVRIVGRTRDWLRYEVPDKFIRREIRGHYRGQKQIWFLLRMVGRDCDIQLRATEHPEFDAWRWSQYWVPLDAVIEFKREVYQMALSELSRFVQRSHRAPLSPYGRGGQHRERDGRDRSAGQAGRNEQNARGQRQQPALTVVTTSTVIVETVVTSRPAAQPIDSPNPDDTPSKDSL; translated from the coding sequence ATGCTCGATCGTGAAGGCTTCCGCCCGAACGTCGGCATCATCCTCATCAACGCAAGAAACGAGGTGTTCTGGGGCAAGCGCATCGGCGAGCACTCCTGGCAGTTTCCACAAGGCGGCATCAAGTACGGCGAAACACCCGAACAGGCGATGTACCGCGAACTGCACGAGGAAGTCGGCCTGCTGCCAGAACACGTCCGGATTGTCGGTCGCACGCGCGACTGGCTGCGGTATGAGGTGCCGGACAAGTTCATCCGCCGCGAGATTCGCGGCCACTACCGGGGCCAGAAACAGATCTGGTTCCTGCTGCGCATGGTCGGCCGCGATTGCGACATCCAGCTGCGCGCCACCGAGCATCCGGAGTTCGATGCCTGGCGCTGGAGCCAGTACTGGGTGCCGCTGGATGCGGTGATCGAGTTCAAGCGCGAGGTGTACCAGATGGCGCTGTCGGAGCTGTCGCGCTTCGTGCAACGCTCCCATCGGGCGCCGCTGTCGCCTTACGGACGCGGCGGACAGCACCGCGAGCGCGACGGCCGCGACCGCTCCGCCGGCCAGGCCGGCCGGAACGAGCAGAACGCGCGCGGCCAGCGCCAGCAGCCGGCATTGACGGTGGTCACCACATCGACGGTCATCGTCGAGACCGTGGTCACGTCCCGGCCGGCCGCGCAGCCCATCGACTCTCCCAACCCTGACGACACTCCGTCCAAGGATTCTCTGTGA
- a CDS encoding proline--tRNA ligase — protein MKASQFFISTLKEAPADAEIVSHKLMMRAGMIKKLGAGIYTYMPVGLRAIRKVEQIVREEMNAAGAVEMLMPVVQPGELWQETGRWDKMGEELMRVKDRHERDLVIQPTSEEVVTDIARTEIRSYKQMPVNFYQIQTKFRDERRPRFGIMRGREFTMKDAYSFDRDVEGMKVSYQKMFDAYTRIFQRFGLAFRAVAADNGAIGGSGSHEFHVIAETGEDAIVYSPESDYAANIEAAEALAPSAPRGPAAEPLAKTSTPGRAKCEAVAEQLGIPLQRTVKSIVLAKEVDGGEPQIWLLLLRGDHELNEIKASKVPGLADFRFATEGEILRAFGTPPGYLGPIGTKLPVKVVADRTVAAMSDFVCGANEEDFHYTGVNWGRDLPEAEVADLRNVVEGDPSPDGKGTLAICRGIEVGHVFMLGTRYSESMSATFLDENGKTQPMVMGCYGIGITRILGAAIEQNYDARGIIWPVSIAPFEVVICPVGYDRSEAVRAEADRLHAELAAAGIDVILDDRGERPGVMFADWELIGVPFRVVVGERGLKEGKLELQGRRDEAATAVAPADVLATLKSRLAQ, from the coding sequence ATGAAAGCGTCCCAGTTCTTCATTTCCACGCTCAAGGAAGCCCCCGCCGATGCGGAGATCGTCTCGCACAAGCTGATGATGCGTGCCGGCATGATCAAGAAGCTCGGTGCCGGCATCTATACGTACATGCCCGTGGGGCTGCGCGCGATCCGCAAGGTCGAGCAGATCGTGCGCGAGGAAATGAACGCCGCCGGCGCGGTGGAGATGCTGATGCCGGTGGTGCAGCCGGGCGAGCTGTGGCAGGAGACCGGCCGCTGGGACAAGATGGGCGAAGAGCTGATGCGCGTGAAGGACCGCCACGAGCGTGACCTCGTCATCCAGCCGACCTCTGAAGAGGTGGTGACCGACATCGCCCGCACCGAGATCCGCTCGTACAAGCAGATGCCGGTCAACTTCTACCAGATCCAGACCAAGTTCCGCGACGAGCGCCGCCCACGCTTCGGCATCATGCGCGGCCGCGAGTTCACCATGAAGGATGCGTACTCCTTCGACCGCGACGTGGAGGGCATGAAGGTCTCGTACCAGAAGATGTTCGACGCCTATACGCGCATCTTCCAGCGCTTCGGCCTGGCATTCCGCGCGGTGGCGGCCGACAACGGTGCCATCGGCGGTTCGGGCTCGCACGAGTTCCACGTGATCGCCGAGACCGGCGAGGACGCCATCGTCTACAGCCCGGAATCGGACTACGCCGCCAACATCGAAGCCGCCGAAGCGCTGGCCCCGAGCGCGCCGCGTGGTCCTGCTGCCGAGCCGCTCGCCAAGACGTCCACGCCGGGCCGCGCCAAGTGCGAGGCGGTGGCCGAGCAACTGGGCATTCCGCTGCAGCGCACGGTCAAGTCCATCGTGCTGGCCAAGGAGGTGGACGGCGGCGAGCCGCAGATCTGGCTGCTGCTGCTGCGCGGCGACCATGAACTGAACGAGATCAAGGCCTCCAAGGTGCCGGGCCTGGCCGATTTCCGCTTTGCCACCGAGGGCGAGATCCTGCGCGCGTTCGGTACGCCGCCGGGCTACCTGGGCCCGATCGGCACCAAGCTGCCGGTCAAGGTGGTGGCCGACCGTACCGTCGCGGCCATGAGCGATTTCGTCTGCGGCGCCAACGAAGAGGATTTCCACTACACCGGCGTCAACTGGGGCCGCGACCTGCCCGAGGCCGAGGTGGCCGACCTGCGCAACGTGGTGGAGGGCGATCCGTCGCCGGACGGCAAGGGCACGCTGGCGATCTGCCGCGGCATCGAAGTCGGCCACGTGTTCATGCTGGGCACGCGCTACTCTGAATCGATGAGCGCCACCTTCCTCGACGAGAATGGCAAGACCCAGCCGATGGTGATGGGCTGCTACGGCATCGGCATCACGCGGATCCTGGGCGCGGCCATCGAACAGAACTACGATGCGCGCGGCATCATCTGGCCGGTGTCGATCGCCCCGTTCGAGGTGGTGATCTGCCCGGTGGGCTACGATCGTTCCGAAGCGGTGCGCGCCGAGGCCGACCGCCTGCACGCGGAGCTGGCCGCCGCCGGCATCGACGTGATCCTGGACGACCGCGGCGAGCGCCCCGGCGTGATGTTCGCCGACTGGGAGCTGATCGGCGTGCCGTTCCGCGTGGTGGTGGGCGAGCGCGGCCTGAAGGAAGGCAAGCTCGAGCTGCAGGGCCGCCGCGACGAGGCCGCCACCGCCGTGGCGCCGGCCGACGTGCTGGCCACGCTCAAGTCGCGCCTGGCGCAATAA
- a CDS encoding lytic transglycosylase domain-containing protein codes for MRRFPVRPIAATLCAVALLAGARAAWAGAQKEEYLADSVRGALSAAVADSRPLRPVFASNDEQLGYLRWLAEMSVRMSAKIPVASVRVELIETAYYEAKRAGLDPALVLGLIQVESGFRKYAMSGAGAMGLMQVMPFWTRSIGDKDVRKLFHLQSNLRYGCTILRHYLDMEGGNLYMALGRYNGSRGQPQYPNAVLAAWKRWQYQESAVTASAPTPSEAAPRAKALPDAPARNPFSPLRIAGGS; via the coding sequence ATGCGCCGCTTCCCTGTCCGCCCGATTGCCGCCACGCTGTGCGCGGTGGCGCTGCTCGCGGGTGCGCGTGCAGCGTGGGCGGGTGCGCAGAAAGAGGAATACCTGGCCGACTCGGTGCGCGGCGCGCTGTCCGCCGCCGTGGCCGACAGCCGCCCGCTGCGCCCAGTGTTCGCCAGCAACGACGAGCAGCTCGGCTACCTGCGCTGGCTGGCGGAGATGTCGGTGCGGATGTCCGCCAAGATTCCGGTGGCATCGGTGCGGGTCGAGCTGATCGAGACGGCGTACTACGAGGCCAAGCGCGCGGGGCTGGACCCGGCGCTGGTGCTTGGCCTGATCCAGGTGGAAAGCGGCTTCCGCAAGTACGCCATGAGCGGCGCCGGCGCCATGGGCCTGATGCAGGTGATGCCGTTCTGGACGCGCAGCATCGGCGACAAGGATGTGCGCAAGCTGTTCCATCTGCAAAGCAACCTGCGCTACGGCTGCACCATCCTCCGGCATTACCTCGATATGGAGGGCGGCAACCTGTATATGGCGCTGGGGCGCTACAACGGCAGCCGCGGCCAGCCTCAGTATCCGAACGCCGTGCTGGCGGCCTGGAAGCGCTGGCAGTACCAGGAATCGGCGGTGACGGCATCCGCGCCCACGCCGTCGGAAGCCGCGCCGCGCGCCAAGGCGCTGCCGGACGCGCCGGCACGCAATCCGTTCTCGCCGCTGCGCATCGCCGGCGGCTCCTGA
- a CDS encoding 2OG-Fe(II) oxygenase encodes MSTTQPYATMSDALHDWLQRHVAEGFEAEPLVASMVQSGYDRAFARRVVDEALAQRPKPAAAPAPSPAQAEPEAENSNAVRTSDREIPILFAIETPRIVLFQHFLSDEECDELIALGRYRLKRSPVVNPETGEENLISARTSEGAMFQVGEHPLVARIEARIAQATGVPVEHGEGFQVLHYHPGGEYQPHFDYFNPGRSGEARQLDVGGQRVATLVIYLNSVQAGGATGFPKLGLEVAPVKGNAVFFVYKRPDGTLDDNTLHAGLPVERGEKWIATKWLRERPYRRGA; translated from the coding sequence ATGTCCACGACCCAACCGTACGCGACCATGTCCGACGCGCTGCACGACTGGCTGCAGCGTCACGTGGCCGAAGGTTTTGAAGCCGAGCCGCTGGTGGCCTCGATGGTGCAGTCCGGCTATGACCGCGCCTTCGCGCGGCGCGTGGTGGACGAAGCGCTTGCGCAGCGGCCCAAACCAGCCGCCGCGCCCGCGCCCAGTCCGGCGCAGGCCGAGCCGGAGGCGGAAAACAGCAACGCGGTGCGCACGTCCGACCGCGAAATTCCCATCCTCTTCGCCATCGAGACGCCGCGCATCGTGCTGTTCCAGCATTTCCTGTCGGACGAGGAGTGCGACGAACTGATCGCGCTCGGGCGGTATCGGTTGAAGCGCTCGCCGGTGGTGAATCCGGAGACGGGCGAGGAGAACCTGATCTCGGCCCGCACCAGCGAGGGCGCGATGTTCCAGGTGGGCGAGCATCCGCTGGTCGCCAGGATCGAAGCGCGCATCGCGCAGGCCACCGGCGTGCCGGTCGAGCACGGCGAGGGCTTCCAGGTACTCCACTACCACCCCGGCGGCGAATACCAGCCGCACTTCGACTACTTCAACCCGGGGCGCAGCGGCGAGGCACGCCAGTTGGATGTGGGCGGCCAGCGTGTCGCCACGCTCGTCATCTACCTGAACAGCGTGCAGGCCGGCGGTGCGACCGGTTTCCCGAAGCTTGGCCTGGAGGTGGCGCCCGTCAAGGGCAACGCGGTCTTCTTCGTCTACAAGCGGCCCGACGGCACGCTCGATGACAACACGCTGCATGCCGGCCTGCCGGTCGAGCGCGGCGAGAAGTGGATCGCCACCAAGTGGCTGCGCGAGCGGCCCTATCGGCGCGGCGCCTGA
- a CDS encoding MarC family protein, whose protein sequence is MEYTFASATVLLLLITDPLGNIPIFISALRPVAPERRNRVVLREVGIAFALLLVFMFFGEAFLRMMSLTDLSLQIAGGIVLFLIALRMIFPREGTADGQLTGEPFIVPLAIPAIAGPSALATVMLLVSQAPGRMWTWIGSLSATMAVCAVVLLSATRIQRLVGERTVMAFERLMGLILVAISVEMLLKGIRAFAHQL, encoded by the coding sequence ATGGAATATACGTTCGCGTCCGCCACTGTCCTGCTGCTGCTGATCACGGATCCGCTCGGCAACATCCCCATCTTCATCTCGGCCCTGCGGCCGGTGGCGCCCGAGCGGCGCAACCGGGTGGTGCTGCGCGAGGTCGGCATCGCCTTTGCGCTGCTGCTGGTGTTCATGTTCTTCGGCGAGGCGTTTCTGCGCATGATGAGCCTGACCGACCTGTCGTTGCAGATCGCCGGCGGCATCGTGCTGTTCCTGATCGCGCTGCGGATGATTTTTCCGCGCGAGGGCACGGCCGATGGGCAGCTCACCGGCGAGCCCTTTATCGTGCCGCTGGCGATCCCGGCCATCGCCGGCCCGTCGGCGCTGGCGACCGTGATGCTGCTGGTGTCGCAGGCGCCCGGGCGAATGTGGACCTGGATCGGCTCGCTGAGCGCGACGATGGCGGTGTGCGCGGTGGTGCTGCTCAGCGCCACGCGTATCCAGCGCCTGGTGGGCGAGCGCACCGTGATGGCGTTCGAGCGGCTGATGGGGCTGATCCTGGTGGCGATCTCGGTGGAGATGCTGCTGAAGGGGATCCGCGCCTTCGCGCATCAGCTGTGA
- a CDS encoding hypoxanthine-guanine phosphoribosyltransferase, protein MLSAEQARELWANSEEIVSEQAVHASLDRMAAEITEKIGDTFPMVLSVMGGACVFTGMLLPKLAFPLEFDYIHLSRYNNKTVGGEMQWRVAPRESVKNRTVLVLDDILDEGETMAAIRSRIIDMGAAEFYSAVLCEKTLAKDKPLHPDFCGFPVPDRYVFGCGMDAKGYWRNLPAIRALRNS, encoded by the coding sequence ATGCTGAGCGCAGAACAGGCCCGCGAACTGTGGGCCAACTCCGAGGAAATCGTCAGCGAACAGGCCGTGCACGCCTCGCTGGACCGCATGGCCGCCGAGATCACCGAGAAGATCGGCGACACGTTCCCGATGGTGCTGTCCGTGATGGGCGGCGCCTGCGTCTTCACCGGCATGCTGCTGCCCAAGCTGGCCTTCCCGCTGGAGTTCGACTACATCCACCTGTCCCGCTACAACAACAAGACGGTGGGCGGCGAGATGCAGTGGCGGGTGGCGCCGCGCGAGTCGGTCAAGAACCGCACCGTGCTGGTGCTGGACGACATCCTGGACGAAGGCGAAACCATGGCCGCCATCCGCTCGCGCATCATCGACATGGGCGCGGCCGAGTTCTATTCCGCCGTGCTGTGCGAGAAGACGCTCGCCAAGGATAAGCCGCTGCACCCCGACTTCTGCGGCTTCCCGGTGCCGGACCGCTATGTGTTCGGCTGCGGCATGGACGCCAAGGGCTACTGGCGCAACCTGCCGGCCATCCGGGCGCTGCGCAACAGCTGA
- the ffh gene encoding signal recognition particle protein, which translates to MLDNLTQRLARVVKTMRGEARLTEANTAEMLREVRLALLEADVALPVVREFIARVKEKALGEDVLTSLSPGQALVGIVQRELTAIIGGEEAVTGAASGPAGAPGLPMGRAAELNLNVQPPAIILMAGLQGAGKTTTVGKLAKWLKENKKKKVLTVSCDVYRPAAIAQLKTVSEQVGADFFPSQPDQKPVDIAAAALDWAKKHYHDVLIVDTAGRLGIDEAMMQEIAALHAALKPAETLFVVDAMLGQDAVNTAKAFNDTLPLTGVVLTKLDGDARGGAALSVRHITGKPIKFVGVAEKLDGLEPFYPDRMAQRILGMGDILALVEEAQRGVDMEQAQKLAAKIKKTGGFDLEDFKAQIGQMKKMGGLGSLIDKLPAQFAQQAQGANMDQADKQVRRMEGIINSMTPAERAKPELIKASRKRRIAAGAGVPVQEVNRLLNQFEQMQAMMKKLKGGGMMKMMRAMGGLKGGMKGLLPGGR; encoded by the coding sequence ATGCTGGATAACCTGACCCAACGGCTCGCGCGGGTGGTCAAGACCATGCGCGGCGAGGCGCGCCTGACCGAGGCCAACACCGCCGAGATGCTGCGCGAGGTCCGCCTGGCGCTGCTCGAGGCCGACGTGGCGCTGCCGGTCGTGCGCGAGTTCATCGCCCGCGTCAAAGAAAAGGCGCTCGGCGAGGACGTCCTCACCAGCCTGTCGCCTGGCCAGGCGCTGGTCGGCATCGTGCAGCGCGAGCTGACCGCCATCATCGGCGGCGAAGAGGCCGTCACCGGTGCCGCCTCCGGCCCGGCCGGTGCCCCCGGTCTGCCGATGGGCCGCGCCGCCGAACTGAACCTCAACGTCCAGCCGCCCGCGATCATCCTGATGGCCGGCCTGCAAGGCGCCGGCAAGACCACCACCGTCGGCAAGCTGGCCAAGTGGCTCAAGGAAAACAAGAAGAAAAAAGTGCTGACGGTGTCGTGCGACGTATACCGCCCCGCCGCCATTGCGCAGCTCAAGACGGTGTCGGAACAGGTCGGCGCGGACTTCTTCCCGTCGCAGCCCGACCAGAAGCCGGTCGACATCGCCGCCGCCGCGCTCGACTGGGCCAAGAAGCATTACCACGACGTGCTGATCGTCGATACGGCCGGCCGCCTGGGCATCGACGAAGCGATGATGCAGGAGATCGCCGCGCTGCACGCCGCGCTCAAGCCGGCCGAGACGCTGTTCGTGGTCGACGCGATGCTCGGCCAGGACGCCGTCAACACCGCCAAGGCCTTCAACGACACCCTGCCTCTGACCGGCGTGGTGCTGACCAAGCTCGACGGCGACGCGCGCGGCGGCGCGGCCCTGTCGGTGCGGCACATCACCGGCAAGCCGATCAAGTTCGTCGGCGTGGCGGAAAAGCTCGACGGGCTGGAGCCGTTCTACCCCGACCGCATGGCCCAGCGCATCCTGGGCATGGGCGACATCCTCGCGCTGGTCGAGGAAGCCCAGCGCGGCGTCGACATGGAGCAGGCACAGAAGCTCGCCGCCAAGATCAAGAAGACCGGCGGCTTCGACCTGGAAGACTTCAAGGCCCAGATCGGCCAGATGAAGAAGATGGGCGGCCTGGGCAGCCTGATCGACAAGCTGCCGGCGCAGTTCGCCCAGCAGGCGCAAGGCGCCAACATGGACCAGGCCGACAAGCAGGTGCGCCGCATGGAAGGCATCATCAACAGCATGACGCCCGCGGAGCGCGCCAAGCCCGAACTGATCAAGGCCAGCCGCAAGCGCCGCATCGCCGCCGGTGCCGGCGTGCCGGTGCAGGAAGTCAACCGCCTGCTCAACCAGTTCGAGCAGATGCAGGCCATGATGAAGAAGCTCAAGGGCGGCGGCATGATGAAGATGATGCGCGCCATGGGCGGCCTCAAGGGCGGCATGAAGGGACTCCTCCCCGGTGGCCGCTGA
- a CDS encoding cytochrome C assembly family protein, producing the protein MVIVLYALTALLYGALAWHAWARRGGLEVQTAGALMPGGPPSAGAAVLVPPPPAAPESGPAWWRWALLGALAVHGVLLHETIFPATSMKFGFAYALSAMLWLGVGIYWIESLFFSLAGLGLLVMPVALIGSLLPLAFPGTQILGYAASPLFKLHFAIANVAYGLFTLAAFHAILMLAAERRLHTINRPAESGWLGRWLDLLPPLLTLEKLLFRLIGAGFVLLTLTIVSGMLFSEQLFGRAFHIDHKTVFAILSWAMFGGILIGRRFYGWRGRMALRWVMMAFATLMLAYVGSRFVLEVILHRV; encoded by the coding sequence ATGGTGATTGTACTGTATGCGCTGACAGCGCTTCTCTATGGCGCCCTCGCCTGGCATGCGTGGGCACGCCGCGGTGGGCTCGAAGTCCAGACTGCGGGTGCCTTGATGCCCGGAGGGCCGCCCTCGGCCGGCGCGGCCGTGCTTGTGCCGCCGCCGCCCGCCGCCCCCGAATCCGGGCCCGCCTGGTGGCGCTGGGCCCTGCTGGGTGCGCTGGCGGTGCACGGGGTGTTGCTGCACGAGACCATCTTTCCGGCCACCTCGATGAAGTTCGGCTTCGCCTATGCGCTGTCGGCCATGCTGTGGCTCGGCGTCGGCATCTACTGGATCGAAAGCCTGTTCTTTTCGCTGGCCGGCCTGGGCCTGCTGGTGATGCCGGTGGCGCTGATCGGCAGCCTGCTGCCGCTGGCGTTTCCGGGCACGCAGATTCTCGGCTATGCCGCCAGCCCGTTGTTCAAGCTGCACTTTGCCATCGCCAACGTGGCCTATGGGCTGTTCACGCTGGCGGCCTTTCACGCCATCCTGATGCTGGCCGCCGAGCGCCGCCTGCATACCATCAACCGGCCGGCGGAATCCGGCTGGCTCGGGCGCTGGCTGGACCTGCTGCCGCCGCTGCTGACGCTGGAGAAGCTGCTGTTCCGCCTGATCGGCGCAGGTTTCGTGCTGCTCACGCTGACCATCGTCTCGGGCATGCTGTTCTCCGAGCAGTTGTTCGGCCGTGCCTTTCATATCGATCACAAGACCGTCTTCGCCATCCTGTCGTGGGCGATGTTCGGCGGCATCCTGATCGGTCGCCGTTTCTACGGCTGGCGCGGGCGCATGGCGCTGCGCTGGGTGATGATGGCCTTCGCGACGCTGATGCTGGCCTATGTCGGCAGCCGTTTCGTGCTGGAAGTCATTTTGCATCGCGTATAG
- a CDS encoding PP0621 family protein has protein sequence MARPVLLILLLLAGLWWLSRQGLRNARPTPSAPAARQRDQEAPGTAQPIEQCAVCGVHAPRTGLVALSGGRYCCAEHADQAGRGGA, from the coding sequence ATGGCCCGTCCCGTCCTGCTGATCCTGCTGCTGCTTGCCGGCCTGTGGTGGCTCAGCCGCCAAGGCCTGCGCAATGCGCGGCCGACGCCGTCGGCACCCGCCGCCCGCCAGCGCGATCAGGAGGCACCTGGCACGGCGCAGCCGATCGAGCAATGCGCCGTCTGCGGCGTGCATGCGCCGCGCACCGGCTTAGTCGCCCTGTCTGGCGGGCGCTATTGCTGCGCCGAACACGCCGACCAGGCCGGGCGGGGCGGCGCATGA